A portion of the Flavobacterium magnum genome contains these proteins:
- a CDS encoding PH domain-containing protein, with amino-acid sequence MGVLVIALPIPIIFAAFEEEFGSIIVPFIIVVLIEAFFISMVLDTKYIVDGEILFYRSGPIRGKIDISKIRKIEENNSFVKYSTFKPGLSNRGFVIHFNTFDDIFISPENKEAFVTLLLQINPGIQVC; translated from the coding sequence ATGGGGGTATTGGTAATTGCATTGCCAATACCCATAATTTTTGCTGCATTTGAGGAAGAATTTGGGTCAATAATAGTCCCGTTTATCATTGTCGTTCTGATTGAAGCGTTTTTTATCTCGATGGTCTTGGATACAAAATATATCGTTGACGGGGAGATTTTATTTTATCGTTCCGGCCCGATCAGAGGAAAGATTGACATTTCAAAAATCAGGAAGATCGAAGAGAATAATTCGTTTGTAAAATACAGTACATTCAAACCCGGATTAAGCAACAGGGGATTTGTAATACATTTCAATACGTTCGACGATATTTTCATTTCGCCTGAAAACAAAGAAGCATTCGTAACATTACTATTGCAGATAAATCCCGGGATCCAGGTTTGTTAA
- a CDS encoding metal-dependent hydrolase produces the protein MKITFYGHASLGIAVSGKNILVDPYISANDKASQIDIHSLPADYILLTHAHGDHILDVEAIASRTGAVIVSNAEIAAYYEGKGFKTHPLNHGGSKQFDFGKVKYVNAIHSSQFPDMAYGGNPGGFVIEGEHKNIYIAGDTALTMDMKLIPLRTKLDLAILPIGDNFTMDVEDAIIASDFVQCDKVLGVHYDTFGYIIINREKAIRQFFDKGKDLMLLDIGASIDL, from the coding sequence ATGAAAATTACATTTTACGGACACGCATCGCTGGGCATCGCGGTCAGCGGCAAAAACATCCTCGTCGACCCTTACATTTCGGCGAACGACAAGGCATCGCAGATCGACATCCATTCGCTTCCGGCCGACTATATCCTGCTGACACACGCGCATGGCGACCACATACTCGACGTAGAAGCCATCGCAAGCCGCACCGGCGCGGTCATTGTTTCCAATGCGGAAATTGCGGCTTATTATGAAGGCAAGGGCTTTAAGACGCACCCGTTAAACCATGGCGGCAGTAAGCAGTTCGATTTCGGCAAGGTAAAATATGTGAATGCAATCCATTCGAGCCAGTTCCCTGATATGGCATACGGCGGAAACCCTGGCGGTTTTGTCATCGAAGGCGAGCATAAGAATATTTACATCGCCGGCGATACCGCCCTGACGATGGATATGAAACTGATTCCGCTGCGTACCAAACTTGACCTGGCCATACTGCCGATCGGCGACAACTTTACGATGGACGTCGAGGATGCAATCATCGCCTCAGATTTCGTACAATGCGACAAAGTCCTGGGTGTGCATTACGACACTTTCGGATACATCATCATCAACCGGGAAAAGGCGATTCGACAGTTCTTTGACAAGGGCAAAGACCTGATGCTGCTGGACATCGGCGCTTCCATTGACCTCTAA
- a CDS encoding tetratricopeptide repeat protein: MTTKNIIFFLLAFSQWIFAQPEGYWDKDRATTKEIKLAAGDRIVVRTEDFPTGTTEVVFRITLLDDNQQMANSLVSVLKSIPDPTGISQGSAGAVFLMSKVSGDDKCTYAVFSSEKNASAYVKEGKTDKSCWKQGEPLSKDAKRLSIDKSGCFGSDAMWFGFESKNWIMKSKIVLEVVPWVDRNLNRGWTVENRKSILAISKTSDIAELMLSPDDYCVCILDKIQQKYTYNQYAKLLAVEKTKIFKDFGNSCLSRSEDNLAIQANIRTDAARHFKNRKYNEAIRLLQAGIIDRGTAKALDYNAIGQYYLYSRQFEKAIRAFKEGEKLDNSELLIKLNLAHAYLLNDDFQAAKTLHRKYMLQNVTASLSWKDKTNSDFNDFRSAGIDSENFARILKLFR, encoded by the coding sequence ATGACGACTAAAAACATTATTTTCTTCCTCCTTGCCTTTAGCCAGTGGATTTTCGCACAGCCGGAAGGGTATTGGGACAAAGACCGCGCCACGACGAAAGAAATCAAGCTGGCCGCAGGTGACCGTATTGTTGTGCGTACCGAGGATTTTCCGACGGGCACCACTGAGGTCGTTTTTCGGATTACACTGCTCGATGACAACCAGCAGATGGCCAACAGCCTGGTGTCGGTACTCAAATCCATTCCGGACCCGACAGGAATCAGCCAGGGTTCAGCGGGCGCCGTGTTCCTGATGTCTAAGGTTTCAGGCGATGACAAATGCACTTACGCGGTCTTTTCGTCTGAAAAGAACGCATCGGCTTACGTCAAGGAAGGCAAGACCGATAAATCCTGCTGGAAGCAGGGAGAACCGTTGAGCAAGGATGCCAAGCGGCTTTCCATTGACAAAAGCGGTTGCTTCGGCAGTGATGCGATGTGGTTTGGTTTTGAAAGCAAAAACTGGATCATGAAAAGCAAGATCGTGCTTGAAGTGGTGCCCTGGGTCGACCGGAACCTGAACCGCGGCTGGACCGTCGAAAACCGTAAATCAATCCTTGCCATCAGTAAAACTTCGGATATCGCCGAATTGATGCTTTCGCCTGACGACTACTGCGTTTGTATTTTGGATAAGATCCAGCAAAAATACACTTACAACCAATATGCCAAACTGCTCGCGGTCGAGAAGACGAAGATTTTCAAGGACTTTGGCAATTCGTGCCTTTCCAGGTCGGAAGACAATCTCGCCATCCAGGCCAACATCCGCACTGATGCAGCCAGACATTTTAAAAACAGAAAATACAACGAGGCCATCAGGCTGTTGCAGGCCGGGATCATTGACAGGGGCACAGCAAAGGCACTCGATTACAACGCCATTGGGCAATATTACCTGTATTCCAGGCAATTCGAGAAAGCCATCAGGGCGTTTAAGGAAGGTGAGAAACTGGACAACTCCGAATTGCTCATCAAGCTCAATCTCGCACATGCCTATTTGTTGAACGATGACTTTCAGGCTGCGAAGACGCTGCACCGCAAATACATGCTGCAAAATGTGACGGCGTCGCTGAGCTGGAAAGACAAGACGAACAGCGATTTCAATGACTTCAGGTCGGCCGGAATCGATTCTGAAAATTTCGCACGCATCTTAAAACTGTTTCGCTAA
- a CDS encoding CvfB family protein yields the protein MIEIGKYNTLQILRSTKVGLFLGENADAEGILLPNKYVPEQYEIGDMIAVFVYLDHEQRPVATTLEPYITLHEFALLRVSYVNKTGAFLDWGLEKDILVPFREQARPMEKGKRYLVHLYLDDKTNRLVASSKINQFLSNETLTVAVGDEVNLIVSHITDLGINVIINEKHKGLLYKNEVFEEGVRTGDHAIGYIKLIRPDNKIDVSLEKPGYEKIESNAQKILDELKASRGGFLRLNDSSDPEDIKTVLQMSKKTFKQSIGALYKQKLIDIKEDGIYLL from the coding sequence ATGATCGAGATAGGAAAATACAACACACTTCAAATCTTAAGGAGCACCAAAGTGGGCTTGTTTTTAGGCGAAAATGCTGACGCCGAAGGCATACTGCTCCCGAACAAGTACGTGCCTGAACAATACGAAATAGGGGACATGATAGCGGTTTTTGTATACCTTGACCATGAGCAGCGCCCTGTTGCGACCACATTGGAGCCCTATATTACGCTTCATGAGTTTGCCTTGTTGCGTGTCAGTTATGTCAATAAAACCGGCGCATTCCTCGATTGGGGGTTGGAGAAGGACATCCTGGTGCCGTTCAGGGAGCAGGCCCGCCCGATGGAAAAAGGGAAACGCTATCTCGTACACTTGTACCTCGACGACAAAACCAACCGACTGGTAGCGTCAAGTAAAATCAATCAATTCCTGAGCAATGAAACCCTTACAGTTGCCGTGGGCGATGAAGTGAACCTGATTGTATCGCACATTACTGATCTTGGCATCAATGTCATCATCAATGAAAAACATAAGGGGCTGCTGTATAAGAACGAGGTTTTTGAAGAAGGGGTGCGTACCGGCGATCATGCAATCGGATACATCAAATTAATACGTCCTGATAACAAAATCGACGTGTCACTGGAGAAACCCGGTTATGAGAAAATCGAGTCGAACGCGCAGAAAATCCTTGACGAACTCAAAGCGAGCCGAGGCGGTTTCCTGCGATTGAATGACAGTAGCGACCCTGAAGATATCAAGACCGTTTTGCAAATGAGCAAGAAAACCTTCAAGCAATCGATCGGAGCGTTATACAAGCAAAAATTGATTGACATCAAGGAAGACGGCATTTACCTATTGTAA
- a CDS encoding PH domain-containing protein, with amino-acid sequence MKPDFSQPQRQSVVGIIVMFFDTMRHLIKAMWPMLAIFILKPKVSLLYVGAALLLIVVAIGVIAWLKYLNFTFFLDDENEEFVITEGVLNKSRTTINLNKIQQVNIKQSLIQKIIGVFSLDVDTAGSSKEEVVIKAVSHGIATDLKSRLLAHNFNKPLSPEFAEAPLHVENDHTETASPFVKISFKSLLKMGFTSNYVKSFFLLLAFFFSTYENIRQVYDGDGIDTDRIDSYASQFTIIELILVVTLLIFAVIIVVNVFRMVLRYFDYTIMKQQGSLLLSFGLLNTKSTIIKPEKVQIAVVTQNYFQKKMGVLQMRVRQATGGLRGEKNTAIEIPGCNAAERDAILKLLFHALPQKGLALVPNWRKLVFSIFLTIVIPVAGFFMIKNYSRTENDNLYYFVGIYIVLLALLQYYKFRNARLFIHNDFIIKQSGAWDISHEIIEPQKIQAVTTSQLFWHKNLNIGSVTLHTAGGNISFQLGNFDVIKDYANLWLYGLETSDSNWM; translated from the coding sequence ATGAAACCTGATTTCAGTCAGCCGCAAAGGCAATCCGTAGTCGGGATTATCGTCATGTTCTTCGATACGATGCGCCATTTGATCAAGGCGATGTGGCCGATGCTCGCCATCTTCATTTTAAAGCCCAAAGTGTCTCTGCTCTATGTCGGGGCCGCCTTGCTGCTCATTGTCGTGGCTATTGGCGTCATAGCCTGGCTGAAGTACCTTAATTTTACTTTTTTTCTCGACGACGAGAATGAGGAATTCGTCATCACCGAAGGCGTACTGAACAAGTCGCGCACGACAATCAACCTCAATAAGATCCAGCAGGTCAATATCAAACAGTCACTGATCCAGAAAATCATCGGCGTCTTTTCACTCGATGTAGATACGGCCGGATCTTCAAAAGAAGAAGTCGTAATCAAAGCCGTGTCGCATGGCATTGCCACCGATCTGAAATCCCGACTATTGGCGCACAATTTCAACAAACCACTGTCGCCGGAGTTCGCCGAAGCACCTTTGCATGTTGAAAATGACCACACGGAAACCGCCTCACCATTCGTAAAAATCAGTTTCAAAAGCCTGCTGAAAATGGGATTTACGTCCAATTACGTGAAGAGCTTTTTCCTGCTGCTGGCGTTTTTCTTTTCGACCTACGAAAACATCCGGCAGGTTTACGACGGCGATGGGATTGACACCGACCGCATCGACAGTTACGCGTCCCAATTCACCATAATAGAATTAATCCTTGTCGTGACGTTGCTGATTTTCGCCGTCATTATCGTAGTAAACGTTTTCCGGATGGTATTGCGTTATTTTGACTATACGATCATGAAGCAACAGGGCTCACTGCTGCTTTCGTTTGGTTTACTGAACACAAAAAGCACGATCATTAAACCTGAAAAAGTACAGATCGCCGTGGTCACACAAAATTACTTCCAGAAGAAAATGGGTGTGCTGCAAATGCGCGTCAGGCAGGCCACGGGCGGACTGCGGGGCGAAAAAAATACCGCAATCGAAATTCCGGGTTGCAACGCCGCAGAACGCGATGCCATTTTAAAATTGCTGTTTCATGCGCTTCCGCAGAAAGGCCTCGCGCTTGTGCCCAACTGGCGCAAACTTGTATTTTCAATTTTCCTGACGATCGTCATTCCCGTTGCCGGATTTTTCATGATCAAGAATTACAGCAGGACCGAAAACGACAATCTGTATTACTTTGTCGGCATTTACATCGTACTGCTGGCATTGCTGCAATATTATAAGTTCAGGAATGCCCGCCTTTTCATCCATAACGATTTTATCATAAAGCAAAGCGGCGCGTGGGACATCAGCCATGAAATCATCGAGCCGCAGAAAATACAGGCCGTGACGACTTCGCAACTGTTCTGGCACAAAAACCTGAACATCGGCTCAGTGACGCTGCATACTGCAGGCGGGAATATCAGCTTCCAGCTCGGAAATTTCGACGTCATAAAGGATTACGCCAATCTGTGGCTCTATGGCCTGGAAACGTCCGACAGCAACTGGATGTAA
- a CDS encoding o-succinylbenzoate synthase, whose translation MKASYYRYPLQFKVPSGTSRGILTEKETWFLVIESDGKTGIGECGILRGLSYDDVPDYEQKLRWVCDNIQLGEEVLWESLRDFPSIQFGVEMAFRSLAAQDPFILFRSEFTAGTKSIPINGLVWMGDEAFMKAQIEEKIAAGFRCIKLKIGAIDFNKELDLLRFIRSNFTAEQMEIRVDANGAFSLDSALYKINQLSEFKLHSIEQPIAKNNTDSMAALCKNSDLPIALDEELIGVTARSEKENLLRAIMPQYIILKPSFIGGFRGTNEWIALARKYGIGWWITSALESNIGLNAIAQWTYTLRNPMPQGLGTGALYTNNFDGPLAVRSGALWFDHNVPQQFNLA comes from the coding sequence GTGAAAGCATCCTACTATCGTTATCCACTGCAGTTTAAAGTGCCATCCGGTACTTCACGTGGCATCCTGACAGAAAAGGAAACCTGGTTTTTGGTCATTGAAAGTGACGGCAAAACAGGTATTGGCGAATGCGGGATCCTGAGAGGACTCAGTTATGACGACGTTCCGGATTATGAACAAAAATTGCGATGGGTTTGCGACAACATCCAATTGGGTGAAGAGGTTTTATGGGAATCACTGCGTGACTTTCCTTCCATACAATTTGGAGTGGAGATGGCATTCCGGTCACTGGCAGCACAAGATCCATTTATTTTATTCCGTTCGGAATTCACGGCAGGAACAAAATCAATCCCGATTAACGGGTTGGTATGGATGGGTGACGAAGCGTTCATGAAAGCACAGATCGAAGAGAAGATTGCAGCGGGTTTTAGGTGCATTAAGCTCAAGATCGGGGCGATTGATTTTAATAAGGAACTCGATTTATTGCGTTTTATCCGCAGTAATTTCACCGCTGAACAGATGGAAATACGTGTGGATGCCAACGGAGCGTTTTCCTTAGATTCCGCTTTATATAAAATAAATCAACTGTCTGAATTTAAATTACATAGCATAGAACAACCTATTGCTAAAAACAATACTGACAGTATGGCAGCCCTGTGCAAAAACAGCGATTTGCCTATTGCACTTGATGAAGAGTTGATCGGTGTTACGGCACGTTCGGAAAAAGAAAACCTGCTTCGCGCCATCATGCCACAATACATCATTTTAAAACCCAGTTTCATCGGCGGGTTTCGCGGGACAAACGAATGGATAGCGCTGGCCAGGAAATATGGAATAGGGTGGTGGATTACCTCGGCGTTGGAAAGCAACATCGGACTCAATGCAATTGCGCAATGGACCTACACGCTGCGCAATCCCATGCCCCAGGGGTTGGGTACGGGCGCGCTTTACACCAACAATTTTGATGGGCCGCTTGCTGTGCGGAGTGGCGCGCTTTGGTTCGATCATAACGTTCCGCAGCAGTTCAACCTGGCTTAA
- a CDS encoding 1,4-dihydroxy-2-naphthoyl-CoA synthase: protein MNHIQWETVKDFEDITYKKSNGVARIAFNRPNVRNAFRPKTTSELYQAFYDAQEDTSIGVVLLSAEGPSTKDGVYAFCSGGDQSTRGHQGYVGEDGQHRLNILEVQRLIRFMPKVVIAVVPGWAVGGGHSLHVVCDMTLASKEHAIFKQTDADVTSFDGGYGSAYLAKMVGQKKAREIFFLGRNYSAQEAFEMGMVNAVIPHAELEDTAYAWAQEILQKSPTSIKMLKFAMNLTDDGMVGQQVFAGEATRLAYMTEEAKEGRNAFLEKRKPDFGKNKWLP from the coding sequence ATGAATCACATACAGTGGGAAACTGTTAAAGATTTTGAGGACATCACGTATAAGAAATCCAATGGCGTGGCGCGTATCGCGTTCAACCGCCCGAACGTAAGGAACGCTTTCCGACCGAAAACCACCAGCGAATTATATCAGGCTTTTTACGATGCGCAGGAAGATACGTCGATTGGCGTAGTGCTTCTTTCTGCCGAAGGCCCTTCCACGAAAGACGGCGTATACGCTTTCTGCAGCGGCGGTGACCAGAGCACCCGTGGACATCAGGGTTATGTAGGCGAGGACGGACAACATCGGTTGAATATCCTGGAGGTACAGCGCCTGATCCGCTTTATGCCGAAAGTCGTAATTGCCGTTGTTCCCGGCTGGGCAGTCGGTGGCGGGCACAGCCTGCATGTGGTTTGCGACATGACACTGGCGAGTAAGGAACACGCGATCTTCAAACAGACTGACGCCGATGTGACCAGTTTTGACGGCGGCTATGGCTCTGCATATTTGGCAAAGATGGTAGGGCAGAAGAAGGCCCGCGAAATATTCTTCCTCGGGCGCAATTATTCGGCGCAGGAAGCTTTCGAAATGGGAATGGTAAATGCCGTAATTCCCCATGCCGAATTGGAAGATACGGCGTATGCGTGGGCGCAGGAAATCCTGCAGAAATCACCTACATCGATAAAAATGCTCAAATTTGCGATGAACCTCACTGATGACGGTATGGTCGGCCAGCAGGTATTTGCGGGTGAAGCGACGCGTCTCGCGTACATGACCGAAGAAGCGAAGGAAGGCCGCAATGCGTTTCTTGAAAAGCGCAAGCCCGATTTTGGCAAAAACAAATGGTTGCCGTAA
- the ygiD gene encoding 4,5-DOPA dioxygenase extradiol encodes MSLHQFHNWTQDLGYCEGRHPVLFIGHGSPMNGIEHNAFSESWAKMGRDIPNPKAVLVISAHWLTRGTHITAMPNPRTIHDFGGFPKELFEVQYPAPGEPALAEATKTLIAMTDIGLDHDWGLDHGTWTVVRHMYPDADIPVLQLSIDYARPAGYHFELAKQLASLRNKGVLIIGSGNMVHNLRMVAWDKLTEPEYGFDWALEMNSVFKEKIRNGEASALVNYEKLHAAAKLAIPTPDHYYPLLYAMALQQNGDDIRFFNDKAVGGSLTMTSVKWG; translated from the coding sequence ATGTCACTACACCAATTCCATAACTGGACGCAGGATCTGGGTTACTGCGAAGGCCGCCATCCGGTACTGTTTATCGGCCACGGCTCACCGATGAACGGGATTGAACACAACGCGTTTTCAGAAAGCTGGGCCAAAATGGGCAGGGATATCCCCAATCCTAAAGCCGTGCTGGTGATTTCAGCGCATTGGCTTACGAGGGGCACGCACATTACCGCGATGCCAAATCCGAGGACCATCCACGATTTTGGCGGATTCCCGAAAGAACTGTTTGAAGTGCAGTACCCGGCGCCCGGTGAGCCAGCTCTGGCGGAGGCCACAAAAACACTTATTGCCATGACCGATATAGGTCTTGACCACGACTGGGGGTTAGACCATGGCACCTGGACCGTTGTGCGGCATATGTATCCTGATGCTGACATTCCCGTGCTGCAGTTGAGCATCGATTATGCGAGGCCCGCAGGATACCACTTTGAGCTGGCAAAGCAATTGGCTTCGCTTCGCAACAAAGGCGTGTTGATCATTGGCAGCGGCAATATGGTCCACAATTTAAGGATGGTCGCCTGGGACAAATTGACTGAGCCCGAATATGGCTTCGATTGGGCTTTGGAGATGAATTCGGTATTTAAGGAAAAGATTCGAAACGGCGAGGCATCAGCGTTGGTCAATTATGAAAAACTGCATGCTGCGGCGAAACTTGCCATTCCGACTCCGGATCATTATTACCCGCTGCTGTATGCGATGGCGTTACAGCAAAATGGTGACGACATCCGTTTTTTTAATGACAAGGCCGTTGGTGGTTCCCTGACGATGACGTCGGTGAAATGGGGTTAA
- a CDS encoding PH domain-containing protein produces MENFTNDTIDTKQLPRFEAVEMTKLHRFYWKALLINTLIVMIIVGIALGFASYNIEEWVEYQMEISVGYVVFTALLLLFLRLGFKKKAYAFREHDVIYRRGVIATNTIVIPYNRVQHVSLHEGFVSRIFGLAEVEIFTAGGASSDIGIPGIAKSEAENIKQLLMGKIQKTL; encoded by the coding sequence ATGGAAAACTTTACAAATGATACGATTGATACCAAACAGCTTCCGAGGTTTGAGGCCGTTGAAATGACGAAACTGCACCGGTTTTACTGGAAAGCACTGCTGATCAACACGCTGATTGTAATGATCATCGTCGGGATTGCATTGGGTTTCGCTTCGTACAATATTGAAGAATGGGTCGAATACCAGATGGAAATCAGCGTGGGTTATGTCGTTTTTACGGCGCTCCTGCTGTTGTTCCTGCGTCTCGGTTTTAAGAAAAAAGCGTACGCATTCCGCGAGCATGATGTAATTTACCGACGCGGCGTTATCGCTACCAATACGATCGTAATCCCTTACAACAGAGTGCAACATGTGTCCTTACATGAAGGCTTTGTTTCCCGGATTTTTGGATTGGCCGAAGTCGAGATTTTCACTGCCGGAGGCGCATCCAGCGACATTGGGATTCCGGGTATCGCAAAATCCGAAGCAGAGAACATCAAACAGCTCCTGATGGGCAAAATCCAAAAAACACTGTAA
- the menA gene encoding 1,4-dihydroxy-2-naphthoate octaprenyltransferase, whose product MKHWVEAARVRTLPLSVSGIIVGSFYAMSQSIFNWKIVISALSTTLLLQILSNFANDYGDGIKGTDNDERVGPKRAIQSGVISPQAMKKAIMITSVLTLCSAVSLIYVAFRDTNITYSLFYLVLGILAIFSAIRYTVGDTAYGYRGYGDVFVFIFFGLVSTIGVSFMVLKTIDPLLILPATAIGFLSTGVLNLNNMRDEASDRKSNKNTIVVKIGGAKAKVYHYFLLVSAMVLTLVFAICFDLYKDANPGEFNPDIYVFLLAYIPIIRHLVTVAKNKDPKKLDPELKKLALGTFAMSVLLALSMIYFFTDILLQIYLYFTQQN is encoded by the coding sequence ATGAAACATTGGGTCGAAGCCGCAAGGGTCAGGACATTGCCACTTTCCGTATCAGGAATCATCGTCGGAAGTTTTTATGCGATGTCGCAATCCATCTTTAACTGGAAGATTGTCATTTCGGCACTCAGTACCACGCTGCTGCTGCAGATTTTGTCCAATTTTGCCAACGACTACGGCGATGGCATAAAAGGCACCGACAACGACGAGCGCGTCGGGCCGAAGCGCGCCATACAAAGCGGCGTGATTTCTCCACAGGCAATGAAAAAGGCGATCATGATCACATCGGTGCTCACGCTTTGCTCTGCCGTGAGCCTGATTTATGTGGCGTTCCGCGATACGAACATTACGTACTCGCTGTTCTACCTGGTGCTCGGGATTTTGGCGATTTTCTCTGCCATCCGTTACACTGTGGGCGATACGGCCTATGGTTATCGCGGATACGGCGATGTATTTGTGTTTATTTTCTTCGGGCTGGTGAGCACGATAGGGGTCAGCTTCATGGTTTTAAAAACCATTGATCCGCTGCTGATTTTACCCGCGACGGCCATCGGCTTCCTGAGTACAGGAGTATTGAACCTGAACAACATGCGCGATGAGGCATCCGACCGCAAATCGAATAAAAACACCATTGTCGTGAAAATTGGCGGCGCCAAGGCCAAAGTCTACCACTACTTTTTATTGGTTTCAGCCATGGTTTTAACGCTCGTTTTTGCGATCTGCTTCGATTTGTACAAGGATGCGAATCCGGGAGAATTTAATCCTGATATTTACGTGTTCCTGTTGGCTTACATTCCCATTATCCGGCACCTGGTGACCGTAGCTAAAAACAAGGATCCGAAAAAGCTCGACCCCGAGCTCAAGAAGCTGGCGCTGGGCACTTTCGCCATGTCTGTGCTGCTCGCGCTTTCGATGATTTATTTCTTTACGGACATCTTGCTGCAGATTTACCTATATTTCACACAACAAAATTAA
- a CDS encoding C1 family peptidase: MKKSILSLALVSIGFYGYGQAYEFQTVKDIEATPVISQDQTGTCWSFSTTSFLEAEIIRMTGKPVDLSEMFNVRHTYDKKAWTYVMRQGHAQFGEGGLAHDVINSARDFGLVPEEAYTGLTGNATKYNHSKMVAELEKMLKGYADPGKKLSPEWKNEVKKVLDETLGKTVTEFNYQGKMYTPKSFLAMTKLRLEDYVTISSYINEPYYKPFILDIPDNFSNGSFYNMPLDEFMQNIDNAIDKGYTLAVDIDVSEDTFSAEKQLAVIPDNDADKKAILTEIKPEKQVTPDFRQAEFENFDTTDDHLMHIVGKVKDQKGNMYYKVKNSWGSKGPHSGFVYMSVPYVRLKAISVLVHKEGLLKKTKKELGV, from the coding sequence ATGAAAAAAAGCATTTTAAGCCTTGCGCTGGTGTCGATAGGATTTTACGGCTACGGCCAGGCGTATGAATTTCAAACTGTTAAAGATATTGAGGCGACGCCCGTCATTTCGCAAGACCAGACCGGCACCTGCTGGAGCTTCTCCACTACCTCATTCCTTGAAGCTGAAATCATCCGTATGACAGGGAAACCGGTCGACCTATCGGAAATGTTCAATGTACGCCATACCTACGATAAAAAGGCCTGGACGTACGTGATGCGTCAGGGACATGCGCAGTTCGGCGAGGGCGGACTGGCTCATGATGTGATCAACAGCGCCAGGGATTTCGGTCTGGTTCCCGAAGAAGCGTACACGGGACTCACAGGAAATGCAACAAAATACAATCATAGCAAAATGGTCGCCGAACTCGAGAAAATGCTCAAGGGCTATGCCGATCCCGGCAAAAAACTGTCTCCCGAATGGAAGAATGAAGTAAAGAAAGTGCTTGATGAGACTTTGGGTAAAACCGTCACTGAGTTTAACTATCAGGGAAAAATGTACACACCGAAAAGTTTCCTCGCAATGACCAAACTCAGGCTCGAGGATTACGTGACCATCTCTTCCTACATTAACGAGCCTTATTACAAACCGTTTATACTTGATATCCCCGATAATTTTTCAAATGGCAGTTTTTACAATATGCCGTTGGATGAATTCATGCAGAATATCGACAATGCGATAGATAAAGGTTACACACTGGCAGTGGATATTGATGTCTCCGAGGACACTTTTTCGGCAGAAAAGCAACTGGCCGTGATTCCTGACAACGACGCCGACAAGAAAGCAATCCTGACCGAAATCAAGCCCGAAAAACAGGTTACACCCGATTTCCGTCAGGCCGAATTCGAAAATTTTGACACCACTGATGATCATTTGATGCACATCGTTGGGAAAGTCAAAGACCAGAAGGGCAATATGTACTACAAGGTTAAGAATTCATGGGGAAGCAAAGGACCTCATTCCGGCTTTGTTTATATGAGCGTTCCTTACGTACGCCTGAAAGCGATCTCAGTTTTGGTCCACAAAGAGGGCCTGCTTAAGAAAACCAAAAAAGAACTGGGCGTGTAA